One segment of Streptomyces sp. NBC_01463 DNA contains the following:
- a CDS encoding WYL domain-containing protein: MRADRLVALLLFLQVRGRVTVAQVAAELDVAERTARRDLEALAAAGIPVYSQRGRGGGWSLVGGARTDLTGLTADESRALFLLAGPSSASPELRTALRKLVRALPTPLRPGAEAAVRAGVADATDWSRTAVTADEPQLGALQRAVVDGVQVRMGYATPGRPAGERTVHPLGIASKAGVSYLVAGTESGLRAFRLSRVTSVAATGEPVVRPDGFDLATAWRSLAAVMEDRMYAVTVRGRAEAGAEGVLQRLFGARLRIIGPAVADGWLGIEVDGPSAEVLAAQLAGLGSRVEILEPAAARARLAELASELAAVYGPP, from the coding sequence ATGAGAGCTGATCGTCTGGTGGCGCTGCTGCTGTTCCTCCAGGTACGTGGCCGGGTCACCGTCGCCCAGGTCGCGGCCGAACTCGACGTGGCCGAACGCACGGCCCGCCGCGACCTGGAGGCGCTCGCGGCCGCCGGGATCCCCGTCTACTCGCAGCGGGGGCGCGGCGGGGGCTGGTCCCTCGTGGGCGGAGCCCGTACCGACCTCACCGGACTGACCGCCGACGAGAGCCGGGCGCTCTTCCTGCTCGCCGGTCCGTCCTCCGCGTCGCCCGAACTCCGCACCGCCCTGCGGAAGCTGGTGCGGGCCCTGCCCACGCCGTTGCGCCCGGGCGCCGAGGCGGCGGTGCGCGCGGGGGTCGCCGACGCCACCGACTGGTCGCGCACCGCCGTGACGGCGGATGAGCCCCAACTCGGTGCGCTCCAGCGCGCCGTGGTCGACGGGGTGCAGGTCAGGATGGGCTACGCGACACCCGGCAGGCCCGCCGGTGAGCGGACCGTGCATCCGCTCGGGATCGCCTCGAAGGCCGGCGTCTCGTATCTCGTCGCCGGCACGGAGAGCGGGCTGCGGGCTTTCCGGCTCAGCCGGGTCACCTCCGTGGCGGCGACGGGGGAACCGGTCGTGCGGCCGGACGGCTTCGACCTCGCCACGGCCTGGCGCTCCCTCGCCGCGGTGATGGAGGACCGGATGTACGCGGTGACGGTGCGCGGGCGGGCCGAGGCCGGTGCCGAAGGCGTCCTGCAACGGCTGTTCGGCGCCCGGCTGCGCATCATCGGTCCGGCGGTCGCCGACGGGTGGCTCGGGATCGAGGTGGACGGGCCGTCGGCAGAGGTGCTGGCCGCGCAGCTGGCCGGTCTGGGGTCGCGGGTCGAGATCCTCGAACCGGCGGCCGCCCGCGCACGGCTCGCGGAACTCGCGTCCGAACTGGCCGCCGTCTACGGGCCGCCGTGA
- a CDS encoding NAD(P)H-binding protein, whose product MIVVTGATGNVGRPLVEALAAAGRQVTAVSRNAAAGPGAAPAQVRHHRADLASPESLRPALDGAEALFLHDTGAGAHLLNVPAILDAAKAGGVARIVLLSSQGVATRPQSASHGAAGRAMEEAVRQSGADWTILRPGGFASNAYAWAEPVRTHRTVAAPFGDVGLPVVDPADIADVAAIALYEDGHAGATYELTGPALTTPRQRARTLADLLGERVDFVEQTADEARAQMRRFMPDPVIDTTLAILGEPTPAEQRISPVTEQLLARPARTFADWAGRNIAAFR is encoded by the coding sequence ATGATCGTGGTGACCGGAGCCACCGGAAACGTCGGACGCCCGCTCGTCGAGGCACTCGCGGCAGCCGGCCGGCAGGTGACGGCCGTGTCGCGGAATGCCGCCGCGGGTCCCGGCGCCGCACCGGCGCAGGTGCGGCATCACCGCGCGGACCTCGCGTCCCCCGAAAGCCTGCGCCCCGCACTCGACGGCGCCGAGGCGCTGTTCCTGCACGACACCGGCGCGGGCGCGCACCTGCTGAACGTGCCGGCCATCCTGGACGCGGCGAAAGCGGGCGGCGTGGCCCGTATCGTCCTGCTGTCCTCCCAGGGAGTCGCCACCCGGCCGCAGTCCGCCTCGCACGGCGCCGCGGGCCGGGCCATGGAGGAGGCGGTACGGCAGTCGGGCGCGGACTGGACGATCCTGCGCCCCGGAGGCTTCGCCTCCAACGCCTACGCCTGGGCCGAACCGGTCCGCACGCACCGGACGGTGGCCGCACCCTTCGGCGATGTGGGCCTGCCGGTCGTCGACCCGGCCGACATCGCCGACGTGGCGGCCATCGCGCTGTACGAGGACGGCCACGCCGGAGCGACGTACGAACTGACCGGCCCCGCCCTCACCACGCCCAGGCAACGGGCCCGCACCCTGGCCGACCTGCTCGGCGAACGGGTCGACTTCGTCGAGCAGACGGCCGACGAAGCACGGGCGCAGATGCGGCGGTTCATGCCCGACCCGGTGATCGACACCACCCTCGCGATCCTCGGCGAACCCACCCCCGCCGAACAGCGGATCAGCCCGGTGACGGAACAGCTCCTCGCCCGCCCGGCCCGCACGTTCGCCGACTGGGCCGGACGCAACATCGCGGCCTTCAGGTAA
- a CDS encoding sensor domain-containing protein has translation MPSSAADPLPSPGLWQALRQRRYLRSAWPWRATLYLLTSVPLGLANLTALLLLAVAGSALSVLLIGIPLLLTLVLAGIPVAAVERRRLRLLDPRPLAPAHRDPDGTGLSSWLRTRLRERATWRELGYALLFALVLWPLEALAVGTALVICGGLIAAPVMLAANGGEEARVLKIWLIHSPPPAVAALLAGLVLLPLFAYPLGALAAGRAELTRQLLRAPEAGLDSRIRELGRSRMRLVDAFEAERRRIERDLHDGAQQRLVALSMTLGLARLESPAEPLAGLLAKAHKEAGVALAEIRELIRGIHPQVLTDRGLAAAVEDIADRSVIPVDVEFALPDRLPQAVETAVYFAVCEALANVAKHSGAERARVSGRTEKGRLVVEVYDDGAGGADTGGGTGLQGVADRVSVLDGRLLLSSPPGGPTVFRLQVPMSPAETRT, from the coding sequence ATGCCCTCCTCCGCCGCTGACCCCCTGCCCTCCCCGGGCCTGTGGCAGGCCCTGCGACAGCGCCGCTACCTGCGTAGCGCCTGGCCGTGGCGCGCCACGCTCTACCTGCTGACGAGCGTGCCCCTGGGCCTCGCGAACCTCACCGCGCTCCTCCTCCTGGCCGTCGCCGGCAGCGCACTGAGCGTGCTCCTGATCGGCATCCCGCTGCTCCTCACGCTCGTGCTCGCGGGCATACCGGTGGCCGCAGTGGAGCGGCGCAGACTGCGCCTGCTCGACCCCCGCCCCCTCGCCCCGGCGCACCGCGACCCGGACGGCACCGGCCTCTCGTCCTGGCTCCGCACCCGCCTCCGGGAACGCGCCACCTGGCGGGAGCTGGGCTACGCGCTGCTGTTCGCCCTGGTGCTGTGGCCCCTGGAGGCCCTGGCCGTCGGGACCGCCCTAGTCATCTGCGGCGGCCTGATCGCCGCTCCGGTGATGCTGGCGGCGAACGGCGGCGAGGAGGCCCGCGTACTGAAGATCTGGCTGATCCACTCCCCTCCGCCCGCCGTCGCGGCCCTGCTCGCCGGACTCGTGCTGCTGCCCCTGTTCGCGTATCCGCTGGGGGCGCTGGCGGCCGGCCGGGCCGAGCTGACCCGGCAGCTGCTCCGCGCACCGGAGGCCGGACTGGACTCGCGGATCAGGGAGTTGGGACGCTCCCGGATGCGTCTGGTGGACGCCTTCGAGGCGGAGCGCCGCCGGATCGAGCGCGATCTGCACGACGGCGCGCAGCAGCGGCTCGTCGCCCTGTCCATGACGCTCGGACTGGCCCGGCTGGAGAGCCCGGCCGAACCGCTGGCCGGGCTGCTGGCCAAGGCGCACAAGGAGGCCGGGGTCGCGCTGGCGGAGATCAGGGAACTCATCCGGGGCATCCACCCCCAGGTCCTCACCGACCGCGGACTCGCGGCGGCGGTGGAGGACATCGCGGACCGCTCGGTGATCCCGGTGGACGTGGAGTTCGCCCTGCCGGACCGGCTGCCCCAGGCGGTCGAGACGGCCGTGTACTTCGCGGTCTGCGAGGCACTGGCCAATGTGGCCAAGCACAGCGGGGCGGAGCGGGCCCGGGTGAGCGGCCGGACGGAGAAGGGCCGGCTGGTGGTGGAGGTGTACGACGACGGGGCGGGCGGCGCCGACACCGGCGGCGGTACGGGACTTCAGGGCGTGGCCGACCGCGTCTCGGTGCTCGACGGCCGCCTGCTACTGTCCAGTCCGCCCGGCGGGCCCACGGTGTTCCGACTGCAGGTCCCCATGTCACCTGCGGAAACAAGGACGTGA
- a CDS encoding alpha-lytic protease prodomain-containing protein, which translates to MLRRRVLAACTATVAVGVLALAGLTGTASADPSPRVPAAGADHLSPGLLKAMQRDLGLTEAQARKRIGNESRAAAVAAGLRDSLGTGFAGATVGAGTAELTVATTDAADTGRITEAGARAVVVGHSLAELTSAKAALDRVALRKAPEDVPAWYVDVRTNRVVVQAGRSSAADTFLAAAGVARDLVTVTQSAGQPRTFADLRGGDAYYMNGSGRCSIGFPVRRGTQSGFVSAGHCGTPGVSTSGYNQQAQGSFQGSTFPGRDYSWVATNTGWTPRPLVNGYGNGDVTVTGSTEALEGSSVCRSGSTTGWHCGTVQQRNSSVTYQEGTVSGVTRTNVCAEPGDSGGSFVSGSQAQGVTSGGSGNCSQGGTTYFQPVNPALQAYGLTLVTSGTPTDPPTDPPTEPGGSWAAGTTYTAGDVVTYGSGRYRCLQGHQAQPGWTPPNVPALWQSV; encoded by the coding sequence ATGCTCCGCAGACGTGTACTGGCCGCGTGTACCGCCACCGTGGCCGTCGGCGTGCTCGCGCTCGCCGGGCTGACCGGCACCGCATCCGCCGACCCCTCCCCCCGCGTCCCCGCCGCCGGGGCGGACCACCTCTCGCCCGGCCTGCTGAAGGCCATGCAGCGCGACCTCGGCCTCACGGAGGCCCAGGCGCGGAAACGGATCGGCAACGAGTCCCGCGCGGCCGCCGTGGCCGCCGGGCTGCGCGACTCGCTCGGCACCGGATTCGCCGGCGCCACGGTGGGCGCCGGGACGGCGGAGCTGACCGTCGCCACGACCGACGCCGCTGACACCGGCCGGATCACCGAGGCGGGCGCCCGGGCCGTCGTCGTCGGCCACAGCCTGGCCGAACTGACCTCCGCCAAGGCCGCCCTCGACCGGGTGGCGCTGCGCAAGGCGCCGGAGGACGTGCCCGCCTGGTACGTCGACGTCCGCACCAACCGGGTCGTCGTCCAGGCCGGCCGGAGCTCCGCCGCCGACACCTTCCTCGCCGCCGCCGGTGTCGCACGCGATCTGGTGACGGTCACTCAGTCCGCCGGGCAACCGCGCACGTTCGCGGATCTGCGCGGCGGGGACGCGTACTACATGAACGGCTCCGGGCGCTGCTCCATCGGCTTCCCCGTCAGGCGCGGCACCCAGAGCGGCTTCGTCAGCGCCGGGCACTGCGGCACCCCCGGTGTCAGCACCAGCGGCTACAACCAGCAGGCCCAGGGCTCCTTCCAGGGCTCCACCTTCCCCGGCCGCGACTACTCCTGGGTCGCCACGAACACCGGCTGGACCCCGCGCCCGCTGGTGAACGGGTACGGCAACGGCGATGTGACGGTCACCGGTTCCACCGAGGCGCTGGAGGGTTCGTCGGTCTGCCGCTCCGGCTCGACGACCGGCTGGCACTGCGGCACGGTCCAGCAGCGCAACAGCAGCGTCACCTACCAGGAGGGCACCGTCTCCGGGGTGACCCGCACCAACGTGTGCGCCGAACCGGGCGACTCCGGCGGCTCGTTCGTCTCCGGCAGCCAGGCCCAGGGCGTCACCTCCGGCGGCTCCGGCAACTGCTCCCAGGGGGGCACGACGTACTTCCAGCCGGTGAACCCCGCGCTCCAGGCGTACGGACTCACCCTGGTCACCAGCGGCACCCCGACCGATCCGCCGACGGACCCGCCGACCGAGCCGGGCGGCAGCTGGGCCGCCGGGACGACGTACACGGCCGGTGACGTCGTGACGTACGGCTCCGGCCGTTACCGCTGCCTCCAGGGGCACCAGGCGCAGCCCGGCTGGACGCCGCCGAACGTCCCGGCGCTCTGGCAGTCCGTGTAA
- a CDS encoding aminoglycoside phosphotransferase family protein — MRIGQMLGSGRDADVYELDEQWVLRRYRDGLDASRELPVMSYLSASGYPVPRLGPQPASAGPGDLVLQRLTGPTMLESLLSGDTDGDEGSALLARLLAELHTVPARVSPDPEDRILHLDLHPDNVMLTADGPVVIDWSNSEEGPPALDRAMSALILAQVAVDRDGPGADGARELLTALMPRLAEDGGVPAAHLADAAARRAVNPTMSPAERDLIGEAVALVTALSG; from the coding sequence ATGCGAATAGGCCAGATGCTGGGCAGCGGGCGCGACGCCGACGTATACGAACTGGACGAGCAGTGGGTCCTGCGGCGCTACCGCGACGGCTTGGACGCCTCCCGCGAACTGCCCGTCATGTCGTATCTGTCGGCATCCGGCTATCCGGTCCCCCGGCTCGGCCCGCAGCCCGCGTCGGCCGGCCCCGGCGATCTGGTCCTGCAGCGGCTGACCGGGCCGACGATGCTGGAGTCCCTGCTCTCCGGCGACACCGACGGCGACGAGGGCTCCGCCCTGCTGGCCCGGCTGCTCGCCGAGCTGCACACCGTCCCGGCCCGGGTCTCGCCGGATCCCGAGGACCGGATCCTCCACCTCGACCTGCATCCGGACAACGTGATGCTGACCGCCGACGGCCCGGTGGTGATCGACTGGAGCAACAGCGAGGAGGGGCCGCCGGCCCTGGACCGTGCCATGTCGGCGCTGATCCTGGCGCAGGTGGCGGTCGACCGGGACGGCCCGGGGGCGGACGGCGCCCGCGAGCTGCTGACCGCGCTGATGCCGCGCCTCGCGGAGGACGGCGGCGTCCCGGCCGCGCACCTCGCCGACGCCGCGGCCCGCCGGGCCGTCAACCCGACGATGAGTCCGGCCGAACGGGACCTCATCGGCGAGGCGGTGGCCCTGGTCACCGCACTCTCCGGCTGA
- a CDS encoding response regulator transcription factor — MRIVLAEDSVLLREGLIGLLERFGHQVVAGAGTADELIAAVAEHGPDIVVTDVRMPPGFSDEGLRAAIELRIRQPGLPILVLSQYVQRTYAEDLLDSSDGTGVGYLLKERIGDVEEFIDALHRVAAGNTVVDPEVVRQLIRRRRAPLSRLTAREQEVLALMAEGRSNASVAAALTVSEGTVSKHFGSILGKLDLSLDDTTNRRVLAVLAYLRG; from the coding sequence GTGCGCATCGTACTGGCCGAGGACAGTGTGCTCCTGCGGGAGGGACTGATCGGCCTGCTGGAACGGTTCGGCCATCAGGTGGTGGCGGGCGCCGGCACGGCCGACGAGCTGATCGCGGCGGTGGCCGAGCACGGCCCGGACATCGTGGTGACCGATGTCCGCATGCCGCCGGGCTTCTCCGACGAGGGGCTGCGGGCCGCGATCGAACTGCGCATCCGGCAGCCCGGGCTGCCCATCCTCGTACTCAGTCAGTACGTCCAGCGCACGTACGCCGAGGACCTGCTCGACTCCTCGGACGGTACGGGCGTCGGCTACCTGCTCAAGGAACGCATCGGCGACGTCGAGGAGTTCATCGACGCCCTGCACCGGGTCGCGGCCGGGAACACGGTCGTGGACCCCGAGGTGGTCCGCCAGCTCATCCGCCGCCGCCGGGCCCCCCTCTCCCGGCTGACCGCGCGCGAGCAGGAGGTGCTGGCCCTGATGGCGGAGGGCAGGTCCAACGCGTCGGTCGCCGCGGCGTTGACGGTCAGCGAGGGCACGGTCAGCAAGCACTTCGGCAGCATCCTCGGCAAGCTCGACCTGTCGCTGGACGACACCACGAACCGCCGGGTGCTGGCGGTACTGGCGTATCTGCGGGGGTGA
- a CDS encoding dioxygenase — MTPVPNPGPADGADGDRSAAGPSAAGRRISRKTLLKAALVASAAPLLAGGGVALARDAGSTGAPLAPTPDCDDGDGPTHDQMEGPYFKPNSPLRSSLVTAGTPGVPLTVSGYVFGRECRPVPGVLLDFWQADTNGAYDMSGYAFRGHQFTDASGAFSLTTVVAGLYPGRTRHIHVKAQAPGSGILTTQLYFPGEPRNNTDTLYDPALLMNVRSVGSGKEGTFDFVLDVAQDPTDPTDPPTGPTDPPGPGGGWAPGASYNAGDRVTYGGVGYRCLQAHTALTGWEPPNVPALWERG; from the coding sequence ATGACTCCCGTCCCGAACCCCGGCCCGGCCGACGGCGCCGACGGCGACCGTTCCGCCGCCGGCCCGTCCGCCGCAGGCCGGCGGATCAGCCGCAAGACCCTCCTCAAGGCCGCCCTCGTCGCCTCCGCCGCCCCGCTGCTCGCCGGGGGCGGGGTCGCGCTGGCCCGCGATGCCGGTTCCACCGGGGCGCCGCTCGCCCCGACGCCGGACTGCGACGACGGCGACGGCCCCACGCACGACCAGATGGAGGGGCCGTACTTCAAGCCCAACTCCCCGCTGCGCAGCAGCCTGGTGACCGCCGGAACCCCCGGGGTCCCGCTCACGGTCAGCGGCTATGTCTTCGGCCGGGAGTGCCGGCCCGTCCCGGGCGTGCTCCTGGACTTCTGGCAGGCCGACACCAACGGTGCGTACGACATGAGCGGATACGCCTTCCGCGGCCACCAGTTCACCGACGCGTCCGGGGCCTTCAGCCTCACCACCGTCGTGGCGGGGCTGTACCCCGGGCGCACCCGGCACATCCATGTGAAGGCCCAGGCGCCCGGCTCGGGCATCCTCACCACGCAGCTGTACTTCCCCGGCGAACCGCGCAACAACACCGACACTCTCTACGACCCGGCGCTCCTGATGAACGTCCGGTCCGTGGGCTCCGGGAAGGAGGGGACGTTCGACTTCGTCCTCGACGTCGCCCAGGACCCGACGGACCCGACCGATCCGCCCACCGGCCCGACGGACCCGCCCGGTCCGGGCGGCGGCTGGGCACCCGGGGCGTCCTACAACGCGGGCGACCGCGTCACGTACGGCGGGGTCGGCTACCGCTGTCTGCAGGCTCACACCGCCCTGACCGGCTGGGAGCCGCCGAACGTCCCCGCGCTGTGGGAGCGCGGGTAG
- a CDS encoding ABC transporter permease has translation MLSLVLRGIRTRWVTFVGSFLALALGVGIVAMTGLALAATFGAPHHGPERFAAAPVVVRGADLLRVPTPIGVRTQELTSPRPVSAALANSLAELGRTVEDRTFPVSVGGADLDGGSGAGEVVGHPWPVAAAAPYRLAAGRAPAAPGEVVVTAGPRSQVRTGDRITVTTPRSIATGTVVGTVRSAGFETAVFFTAAEAARISPAVDALVVHADPAAVRAVVDKEDRMVVLTGDDRRRADPDPDRDAEALVSVNALLGTAAGITAFVSVFVVASTFSFAVAQRRREFGLLRTAGATPGQVRRTVYAEAAVIGVFASAAGCRLGALGAPRLASWMVGKGIAPRWFAVGDQNWPLHTAFWTGLAVALAGAVAASRRAGKVGPAEALRESAVDSGAMPLSRVVLGAAVLLTGVVLAAVALVHDPGSLLKRKTYLTQPMLLIVGFALFAPVLVRPVTRLLTWLPAQLPGATGVLARENASAGLRRTAAVAAPVIVTVALAASLMGTTATLGEARATEARTQVTADFVATAGRDGGALSPRFVERVRRIPGVVVSVSRSTSVTVLEEGTALVRSEARAVDPADAAAVSALPVVAGSLSGLDDGSVVVNEEWLTTTVGERVGVWLADGRKVTLRVAAVLSTGTGNNGVYVTPRNAGGAAVDRIDVRVRGWADRSAVAKELYAAGRDTGAEVRTGAGRAAESVRRTGENTRTGLLMILLIALVYTGIALANTQVMATADRVRDLAVLRLAGATKAQVLRLVGAEALVVVGVGAVLGGAVAALDLAAVRTALGRLGVHSAVVVPWETLGLVLAVSALLAVVFAVLPAALALRTRPVELAGTRE, from the coding sequence GTGCTGAGCCTCGTGCTGCGCGGCATCCGGACCCGCTGGGTCACGTTCGTCGGCTCCTTCCTCGCGCTGGCCCTCGGTGTCGGGATCGTCGCCATGACCGGTCTCGCGCTCGCCGCCACGTTCGGCGCACCGCACCACGGGCCGGAGCGGTTCGCCGCGGCCCCGGTCGTGGTCCGGGGCGCGGACCTGCTGCGGGTGCCGACACCGATCGGTGTCCGGACGCAGGAGCTGACCTCGCCCCGGCCCGTCTCGGCGGCGCTCGCCAACTCGCTGGCGGAGCTCGGCCGTACCGTCGAGGACCGTACGTTCCCCGTCTCGGTCGGCGGCGCGGACCTCGACGGCGGCAGCGGTGCCGGTGAGGTGGTCGGGCATCCGTGGCCGGTCGCGGCGGCCGCCCCCTACCGGCTGGCCGCCGGGCGGGCCCCGGCCGCCCCCGGCGAGGTGGTCGTCACCGCGGGGCCACGGTCACAGGTGCGTACGGGGGACCGGATCACGGTCACGACCCCGCGGTCCATCGCCACCGGGACCGTCGTCGGCACGGTCCGGTCCGCGGGGTTCGAGACCGCAGTGTTCTTCACCGCGGCCGAGGCCGCCCGGATCTCCCCGGCCGTCGACGCCCTGGTGGTGCACGCCGACCCGGCCGCGGTGCGCGCGGTCGTGGACAAGGAGGACCGGATGGTGGTCCTCACCGGCGACGACCGGCGCCGGGCCGATCCCGACCCGGACCGCGACGCCGAGGCGCTGGTCTCCGTCAACGCGCTGCTGGGCACGGCCGCCGGCATCACCGCCTTCGTCTCCGTGTTCGTCGTCGCCTCGACCTTCTCCTTCGCTGTCGCCCAGCGCCGCCGCGAGTTCGGCCTGTTGCGCACGGCGGGCGCGACCCCCGGTCAGGTGCGGCGCACGGTGTACGCCGAAGCGGCCGTCATCGGCGTGTTCGCGTCGGCCGCGGGCTGCCGGCTGGGTGCCCTCGGCGCGCCGCGGCTCGCCTCCTGGATGGTGGGGAAGGGGATCGCGCCCCGCTGGTTCGCCGTCGGTGACCAGAACTGGCCGCTGCACACCGCCTTCTGGACCGGACTGGCCGTGGCGCTGGCCGGTGCGGTCGCCGCCTCGCGCCGGGCCGGGAAGGTGGGGCCGGCCGAGGCGCTGCGCGAATCCGCCGTCGACAGCGGTGCGATGCCGCTGAGCCGGGTGGTGCTGGGCGCCGCAGTCCTGCTGACCGGGGTGGTGCTGGCGGCCGTCGCGCTCGTCCATGATCCCGGCAGCCTCCTCAAGCGCAAGACCTACCTCACCCAGCCGATGCTGCTGATCGTCGGGTTCGCTCTCTTCGCACCTGTTCTCGTGCGGCCCGTCACCCGCCTCCTCACCTGGCTTCCGGCGCAACTGCCGGGCGCCACTGGTGTACTGGCGAGGGAGAACGCCTCCGCCGGACTGCGCAGGACCGCCGCCGTGGCCGCCCCCGTGATCGTCACGGTGGCGCTGGCCGCCTCGCTCATGGGCACGACGGCGACGCTCGGTGAGGCCAGGGCCACCGAGGCGCGCACCCAGGTCACCGCGGACTTCGTGGCCACGGCGGGCCGTGACGGTGGCGCGCTCTCCCCGCGGTTCGTCGAGCGGGTCCGGCGGATCCCGGGCGTCGTGGTCAGCGTCTCGCGGTCCACCTCCGTGACCGTGCTGGAGGAGGGCACGGCGCTGGTCCGCTCCGAGGCCAGGGCGGTGGACCCGGCCGACGCGGCGGCGGTGTCCGCGCTGCCGGTGGTGGCGGGGAGCCTGTCCGGACTCGACGACGGCTCCGTCGTCGTCAACGAGGAGTGGCTGACCACGACGGTCGGCGAGCGCGTCGGCGTCTGGCTGGCCGACGGCCGCAAGGTCACCCTTCGGGTGGCGGCCGTGCTGAGCACCGGCACCGGGAACAACGGGGTGTACGTGACCCCGCGCAACGCGGGCGGCGCCGCCGTCGACCGGATCGACGTCAGGGTGCGGGGCTGGGCGGACCGTTCGGCCGTCGCGAAGGAGTTGTACGCGGCAGGCCGGGACACGGGCGCCGAGGTGCGGACCGGGGCCGGCCGGGCGGCGGAGAGCGTCCGGCGGACCGGGGAGAACACCCGTACCGGCCTGCTGATGATCCTTCTCATCGCGCTCGTCTACACGGGCATCGCGCTCGCCAACACCCAGGTGATGGCCACCGCCGACCGGGTGCGCGACCTGGCGGTGCTGCGGCTCGCCGGGGCGACGAAGGCGCAGGTGCTGCGGCTGGTCGGGGCGGAGGCGCTGGTCGTGGTGGGGGTGGGCGCCGTGCTCGGCGGGGCGGTGGCCGCGCTGGACCTGGCCGCCGTACGGACCGCCCTCGGACGGCTCGGCGTCCACTCGGCCGTCGTGGTCCCGTGGGAGACGCTGGGCCTCGTCCTCGCGGTGAGCGCGCTGCTGGCCGTGGTCTTCGCGGTGCTGCCCGCAGCGCTCGCCCTGCGCACCCGGCCGGTCGAACTGGCGGGCACGCGGGAGTAG
- a CDS encoding ABC transporter ATP-binding protein: MNQAAVRLRSVTRSYGRNTGAVTALHGVSLDVPRGTFTAVMGPSGSGKSTLLQCTAGLDRPTGGQVFLGDTELTGLSERKLTLLRRTRIGFVFQAFNLLPSLSAEQNVALPLRLAGRRPKRAEVLGVLERVGLRDRAGHRPSELSGGQQQRVALARALVTRPDVLFGDEPTGALDSTTGQQVLSLLRTMVDGGQTVIMVTHDPVAASCADRVLFLADGRVRDELASPSAEQVAARMTRMAAVPC; encoded by the coding sequence ATGAATCAAGCAGCTGTCCGGCTCCGTTCGGTCACCAGGTCCTACGGCAGGAACACCGGCGCGGTGACCGCGCTGCACGGGGTCAGCCTCGACGTTCCCCGGGGCACGTTCACCGCCGTCATGGGGCCGTCCGGCTCCGGCAAGTCGACGTTGCTCCAGTGCACCGCCGGCCTCGACCGGCCCACGGGCGGCCAGGTGTTCCTCGGCGACACCGAACTGACCGGGCTCAGCGAGCGGAAGCTGACGCTGCTGCGCCGCACCCGGATCGGCTTCGTCTTCCAGGCGTTCAACCTGCTCCCCTCGCTCAGTGCCGAGCAGAACGTCGCCCTGCCGCTGCGGCTGGCCGGCCGCCGGCCGAAGCGGGCCGAGGTCCTCGGCGTACTGGAGCGGGTGGGGCTGCGCGACCGGGCCGGGCACCGGCCCAGCGAGCTGTCCGGCGGCCAGCAGCAGCGCGTGGCCCTGGCCCGCGCCCTGGTCACCCGGCCCGATGTGCTGTTCGGCGACGAGCCCACCGGCGCCCTGGACTCGACGACCGGGCAGCAGGTGCTGAGCCTGCTGCGGACCATGGTGGACGGCGGTCAGACCGTGATCATGGTGACGCACGACCCGGTCGCCGCCTCCTGTGCGGACCGGGTGCTGTTCCTGGCCGACGGCCGGGTGCGGGACGAGCTGGCCTCCCCATCCGCCGAGCAGGTCGCGGCGCGCATGACGCGGATGGCGGCGGTCCCGTGCTGA